One region of Qipengyuania gaetbuli genomic DNA includes:
- the rplM gene encoding 50S ribosomal protein L13, giving the protein MKALTKATRSIKPAEVEKNWHIVDAEGLVVGRLAAIVANILRGKHKPSFTPHVDCGDHVIVINADKVVFTGKKMNDKVYYKHTGHPGGIKETTPAKVLEGRFPERVLEKAVQRMIPRGPLGRAQMKALHLYAGTEHPHDGQKPQVLDVASMNRKNKAAA; this is encoded by the coding sequence ATGAAGGCTCTCACCAAGGCCACCCGGTCGATCAAACCGGCAGAGGTCGAAAAGAACTGGCACATCGTCGACGCCGAAGGGCTCGTCGTCGGTCGCCTCGCGGCAATCGTCGCCAACATCCTGCGCGGCAAGCACAAGCCGAGCTTCACGCCGCACGTCGATTGCGGCGACCATGTCATCGTCATCAATGCCGACAAGGTGGTCTTCACCGGCAAGAAGATGAACGACAAGGTCTATTACAAGCACACCGGTCACCCGGGCGGCATCAAGGAAACGACTCCGGCGAAGGTCCTCGAAGGCCGCTTCCCCGAGCGCGTCCTGGAAAAGGCCGTGCAGCGCATGATCCCGCGCGGCCCGCTCGGCCGTGCGCAGATGAAGGCGCTCCACCTCTATGCCGGCACCGAACACCCGCATGACGGCCAGAAGCCGCAGGTGCTCGACGTTGCCTCGATGAACCGCAAGAACAAGGCTGCTGCATAA
- a CDS encoding LytR/AlgR family response regulator transcription factor, producing MADENGDRLRTLIVDDEPLAVERMQVICSKMDDLHVVGTASDGAQALRLIEALGPDLILLDMTMPEVDGLSVARELAGQEERPAVVFVTAHDNYAVEAFDLDAVDYVLKPVKPDRLERAIQRALSRRSEGGRTESKWLEELWIPHRSELIRIETDEVSRIDAERDYVRLHVGDRSYLLLQTIAGLEKRLDPAKFIRIHRSTILRKEHIKGLRHDGLGVWSVEMDDGEALRIGRTYLPKVKAMAGR from the coding sequence ATGGCTGACGAGAACGGAGACCGGCTGCGCACGCTGATCGTCGACGACGAGCCGCTCGCTGTCGAACGGATGCAGGTGATCTGCTCCAAGATGGACGACCTTCACGTTGTCGGCACGGCCAGCGACGGGGCGCAGGCCCTGCGCCTGATCGAGGCATTGGGCCCCGACCTGATCCTGCTCGACATGACCATGCCCGAAGTGGACGGCCTATCGGTCGCCCGCGAACTGGCGGGCCAGGAAGAGCGGCCCGCCGTGGTCTTCGTGACCGCACATGACAATTATGCGGTCGAGGCCTTCGATCTCGACGCGGTCGATTATGTCCTCAAGCCGGTCAAGCCGGACCGGCTGGAACGGGCCATCCAGCGCGCGCTCTCGCGCCGTTCCGAAGGCGGCCGCACCGAGAGCAAGTGGCTCGAGGAACTGTGGATCCCGCACCGCAGCGAACTCATCCGGATCGAGACCGACGAGGTCAGCCGCATCGATGCGGAGCGCGACTATGTCCGCCTCCACGTGGGCGATCGCTCCTACCTGCTGCTGCAGACAATCGCGGGCCTCGAAAAGCGCCTCGACCCGGCGAAGTTTATCCGCATCCACCGCTCCACCATCTTGCGCAAGGAACACATCAAGGGCCTGCGCCATGACGGGCTGGGCGTGTGGTCGGTCGAGATGGACGATGGCGAGGCACTGCGTATCGGGCGCACCTACCTGCCCAAGGTAAAGGCGATGGCCGGGCGCTAA
- a CDS encoding metallophosphoesterase family protein: protein MATDARRIFHLSDIHFGLEDNRALDWVQQEIAEKRPDAVAITGDLTMRARHREFAAATSWINSLDAPVTVEVGNHDMPYFNPIERFVDPYRRFRGMSEKVEKEIDLGCLAIVPLKTAVRAQPRLNWSKGWVTDAALEKCLAAIDALPKGERALVTVHHPLREVGTQGTALTKNGDKALRELAKRPVVAVLSGHVHDAFDIMEETSEGPVRMIGAGTLSQRTRSTPPSFNDIQWDGEALHVTVRNLQDVETCDMQIDDVPENAMPPREPGEPVAPVRQVPRVDPPVH, encoded by the coding sequence ATGGCTACTGACGCGCGGCGCATCTTCCACCTTTCGGATATCCATTTCGGGCTCGAAGACAATCGCGCGCTCGACTGGGTCCAGCAGGAAATTGCCGAGAAGCGGCCGGATGCCGTGGCCATCACCGGCGACCTCACCATGCGCGCGCGCCACCGCGAGTTTGCCGCGGCGACATCGTGGATCAATTCGCTGGACGCGCCAGTGACGGTCGAGGTGGGCAATCACGACATGCCCTATTTCAATCCGATCGAGCGGTTCGTCGATCCCTACCGCCGTTTCCGTGGGATGAGCGAGAAGGTCGAGAAGGAAATCGACCTCGGCTGCCTTGCCATCGTCCCCCTGAAGACCGCGGTTCGCGCGCAGCCGCGCCTCAACTGGTCTAAGGGCTGGGTCACCGATGCCGCGCTGGAGAAGTGTCTTGCTGCGATCGATGCCTTGCCGAAAGGGGAGCGCGCGCTGGTAACCGTGCACCATCCGCTGCGCGAAGTGGGGACGCAAGGCACTGCGCTCACCAAGAATGGCGACAAGGCGCTGCGCGAACTGGCGAAGCGCCCCGTCGTCGCGGTGCTGTCCGGCCATGTCCACGATGCCTTCGACATCATGGAGGAGACCAGCGAAGGCCCGGTACGCATGATCGGCGCCGGCACGCTGTCGCAGCGCACGCGCTCGACGCCGCCGAGCTTCAACGACATCCAGTGGGACGGCGAGGCGTTGCACGTGACCGTGCGCAACCTGCAGGATGTGGAGACCTGCGACATGCAGATCGACGACGTTCCGGAAAATGCCATGCCTCCGCGCGAACCGGGCGAACCAGTTGCGCCCGTCCGCCAGGTCCCGCGCGTCGATCCGCCCGTCCACTGA
- the rpsI gene encoding 30S ribosomal protein S9, protein MADEQKNETVSDLADLKNIAGDAPEGDAAEIAAKADVPLREQELDAQGRAYATGRRKDATARVWLKPGTGKVIVNGRDQEVYFARPTLRLVIDQPFAITERQGQYDVVATVKGGGLSGQAGAVKHGISQALAKYEPALRSTVKAAGFLTRDSRVVERKKYGRAKARRSFQFSKR, encoded by the coding sequence ATGGCCGACGAACAGAAGAACGAAACCGTCTCGGATCTCGCCGATCTGAAGAACATCGCCGGCGACGCCCCCGAGGGTGACGCTGCCGAGATCGCTGCCAAGGCCGACGTTCCCCTGCGCGAGCAGGAACTCGACGCCCAGGGCCGCGCCTATGCGACCGGTCGCCGCAAGGACGCCACCGCGCGCGTCTGGCTGAAGCCGGGCACAGGCAAGGTCATCGTCAACGGCCGCGACCAGGAAGTGTATTTCGCACGTCCGACGCTGCGTCTCGTCATCGACCAGCCGTTCGCCATCACCGAGCGTCAGGGCCAGTACGACGTCGTCGCCACCGTCAAGGGCGGCGGCCTTTCGGGCCAGGCCGGTGCGGTCAAGCACGGCATCTCGCAGGCTCTCGCCAAGTACGAGCCGGCCCTGCGTTCGACGGTCAAGGCCGCCGGCTTCCTCACCCGCGACAGCCGCGTGGTCGAGCGTAAGAAGTACGGCCGTGCCAAGGCACGTCGCAGCTTCCAATTCTCGAAGCGCTAA
- a CDS encoding diacylglycerol kinase family protein produces the protein MTANSPLWLLVNSQSGSFSESAVKAVEDAFSANGLTVARRICFPDEDMPTAGELDAAGVGLLAVFTGDGTLNAAVTGLYGWSGQILVLPGGTMNLLCKRLHGDDAQAGDIIERVASGVAIAVRPPVARCKAGDALAGLLVGPGTSWAHVREAMRDLDIPAILKGTGEAVGETAGGIMVRCAEPERGRNDGYPLIEITPSHRGMQVDAFYADEAGEYVQQGFAILRRRFREGPHERLGLLEEARFVSADGSALPVLVDGEPGEVETGAIFTVAACEVDLLATHHGY, from the coding sequence ATGACGGCGAACTCTCCCCTCTGGCTGCTGGTCAATTCGCAAAGCGGCAGCTTCAGCGAATCCGCTGTGAAGGCAGTGGAAGACGCTTTTTCCGCCAACGGCCTGACCGTGGCCCGCCGGATCTGCTTTCCGGACGAGGACATGCCGACCGCAGGCGAACTGGATGCTGCGGGCGTGGGCCTGCTGGCCGTCTTTACCGGCGACGGTACGCTCAATGCCGCGGTCACGGGCCTCTATGGCTGGAGCGGCCAGATCCTGGTCCTGCCCGGCGGGACGATGAACCTGCTGTGCAAGCGTCTCCATGGCGACGATGCTCAGGCAGGGGACATTATCGAGCGCGTTGCCTCGGGTGTTGCCATCGCGGTCCGCCCGCCGGTCGCACGCTGCAAGGCAGGCGATGCCCTGGCCGGCCTGTTGGTCGGGCCGGGCACGAGCTGGGCCCATGTCCGCGAGGCCATGCGCGATCTCGATATTCCCGCAATCCTGAAAGGCACGGGCGAGGCGGTCGGCGAAACCGCAGGCGGCATCATGGTCCGCTGCGCCGAGCCGGAGCGCGGCCGCAATGATGGCTATCCGCTGATCGAGATCACCCCTTCGCACCGCGGGATGCAGGTCGATGCCTTTTATGCGGACGAGGCGGGCGAATATGTCCAGCAGGGTTTTGCCATTCTGCGCCGCCGGTTTCGCGAAGGTCCGCACGAGCGGTTGGGGCTGCTGGAGGAGGCGCGCTTCGTCTCTGCCGACGGCAGCGCTTTACCGGTCCTGGTCGATGGCGAGCCGGGCGAAGTGGAAACGGGTGCGATATTCACTGTGGCTGCATGCGAGGTCGATCTGCTAGCGACCCACCATGGCTACTGA
- a CDS encoding UrcA family protein, producing the protein MKTPIIMIAMLSLSAPALAGGDMPVKTSTEVAYQDLNLATAQGQKKLSDRIDIAARRVCKLDNSITGTRIRDRDAERCYVAAKERANQQFAAVVEQHAKGG; encoded by the coding sequence ATGAAGACCCCCATTATCATGATCGCCATGCTCTCGCTTTCCGCCCCAGCTCTTGCGGGCGGCGACATGCCGGTGAAGACGAGCACCGAGGTTGCCTACCAGGACCTCAATCTCGCCACGGCACAGGGCCAGAAGAAGCTTTCCGACCGGATCGACATCGCGGCGCGGCGCGTCTGCAAGCTCGACAATTCGATCACCGGCACGCGCATTCGCGACCGTGACGCAGAGCGCTGCTACGTCGCCGCCAAGGAGCGCGCCAACCAACAGTTCGCTGCTGTCGTAGAACAGCACGCCAAGGGCGGCTGA